In Desulfotignum phosphitoxidans DSM 13687, a single window of DNA contains:
- a CDS encoding SDR family oxidoreductase, translated as MRDIPTTVKNKTLVEKRRRQIIMAAIKLFSEKGYHKTTLKELAEESGLSHGNIYDYVGSKEDIFFLIHDFLAESAMETLNKSLENIQDPIVKLRRMVRGEFNLMEQWADAVLLIYQESHIFKGDFLRRLLEKERAHLEKFEVVVNECIAQGHFSDCNARLAANLIKSMIDTWTIKRWDLRGYANPLEAEQLILEMVFNGLLGGTNSSNDSLLKTSGNLMGKTALVVNGGTILGQAISSALMAEGLRLIVQTNNRQGSRKQPSKPETPAINVPICTLEQKTILTASQIQNIEKEHGPIDIYVHDLGIGTTDKSLNEARASDPFAENMHCAHELADYFGTQMAFRRSGRIVYVSPWSWDRHIDSIRFQTTKAGTTALSKAMAAEMAATGVTVNCVVPGYIRAIRPQNIEKQLQNELTEKIPCRRMGDVFDVTSAILFFIGDGAKYTTGQVFYVTGGSN; from the coding sequence ATGAGAGATATTCCTACAACGGTTAAAAACAAAACTTTGGTGGAAAAACGCCGCCGGCAGATTATTATGGCGGCAATCAAACTTTTTTCTGAAAAAGGTTATCATAAAACCACTCTCAAGGAACTTGCGGAAGAATCCGGTTTAAGCCACGGCAACATCTATGATTACGTGGGGAGCAAGGAGGATATATTTTTTCTTATCCACGATTTCTTGGCCGAGTCCGCCATGGAAACCTTAAACAAAAGCCTCGAAAACATTCAGGACCCGATTGTTAAGTTGCGCCGCATGGTTCGGGGAGAATTCAATCTCATGGAGCAATGGGCGGATGCCGTTTTATTGATCTACCAAGAAAGCCACATTTTTAAGGGTGATTTTTTAAGAAGGCTCCTGGAAAAAGAACGTGCTCATCTTGAAAAATTTGAAGTCGTCGTAAATGAATGTATCGCCCAAGGCCATTTCAGCGACTGCAATGCCCGCCTGGCTGCCAACTTGATCAAATCGATGATCGATACCTGGACGATCAAGCGCTGGGATCTCAGAGGGTATGCGAATCCGCTCGAAGCGGAACAGTTGATACTCGAGATGGTGTTTAACGGTTTGCTGGGAGGTACGAATAGCTCCAACGACTCACTGCTAAAAACATCGGGTAATCTCATGGGGAAAACAGCACTTGTGGTTAATGGGGGCACTATATTGGGCCAGGCGATATCTAGCGCACTTATGGCTGAGGGGCTCAGGCTGATTGTACAAACGAATAATCGTCAAGGTTCCCGAAAACAACCTTCAAAACCGGAAACACCGGCTATCAATGTTCCCATCTGCACACTCGAACAAAAAACTATCTTGACTGCAAGTCAAATTCAAAACATCGAGAAAGAGCACGGCCCGATCGATATATATGTTCATGACTTAGGCATCGGCACCACCGATAAATCCTTGAATGAAGCAAGGGCCAGCGATCCCTTTGCTGAAAATATGCATTGCGCCCATGAACTGGCCGATTATTTCGGAACTCAGATGGCCTTCCGCAGGTCAGGCCGAATTGTCTATGTGTCGCCCTGGAGCTGGGATCGACACATCGATTCGATTCGTTTTCAAACAACCAAAGCCGGGACAACGGCCTTGAGCAAGGCAATGGCAGCCGAAATGGCGGCCACAGGTGTAACCGTCAATTGTGTTGTTCCTGGGTACATCCGTGCCATTCGCCCCCAGAATATTGAAAAGCAATTACAGAATGAGCTTACCGAAAAAATCCCTTGTAGACGGATGGGGGATGTTTTTGATGTTACTTCCGCCATTTTATTTTTTATTGGAGATGGTGCCAAATATACTACCGGACAAGTATTTTATGTAACCGGTGGATCAAACTAG
- a CDS encoding 4-hydroxyphenylacetate 3-hydroxylase N-terminal domain-containing protein, whose product MLRTKEQYHEDLFAMRPNIFIGGKPVGRDDPRLRPGINVLDITFDLAQTPEWKGLATAVSTVTGAEINRWAHLPQNPQDLLQKQKLIRLGARRAGGCIQRCMGHDAINALAICTREMDDANGTEYHRRFLDYLKVYHEKDLDGCCAQTDSKGDRMKRPSEQSDPDAYLHIKEEREDGIVVSGFKMSITQAAYADEIIVLPTRALIASDRNYAVAFAVPGDAEGMSLITRPVWLRENDKEGAAPFCTYGVSDCVVFFDNVFVPKERVFMCGEWQFGRRLALLFADSHRHSYSGCKPAVSDILCGTTCLAAEANNIANASHVKEKLSEFAGAAELAFAAGVAAAVYGKKTDSGVFFPNEIYANVGRRLTGEMIYHEYNILTEIAGGISVTMPFDEDFEQGKNAEAMKRFIIRNPNLSVEDSLKIWQLVEHIGASSMASWYKIAGVHGGGSPIMETIALNLGYDFEDKKRLARYLAGIDNDLDDSKMRDQIAKIDTQI is encoded by the coding sequence ATGTTGAGAACCAAAGAACAATACCACGAGGACCTTTTCGCCATGCGTCCGAATATATTCATAGGGGGAAAACCTGTCGGACGTGATGACCCCCGGCTCCGCCCGGGCATAAACGTTCTCGATATAACCTTCGATCTAGCTCAGACGCCGGAGTGGAAGGGTCTGGCTACCGCCGTGTCCACCGTGACCGGGGCGGAGATTAATCGCTGGGCTCATCTGCCACAAAATCCGCAGGATCTCCTTCAAAAACAAAAACTCATCCGACTCGGTGCCCGGCGGGCTGGCGGATGTATCCAGCGCTGCATGGGGCACGATGCGATAAATGCTTTGGCGATATGCACCCGGGAAATGGATGATGCCAATGGCACCGAATACCACCGCCGGTTTCTCGACTATCTCAAAGTGTATCATGAGAAGGACCTAGACGGATGTTGCGCACAGACCGACAGCAAAGGCGACCGCATGAAGCGCCCCAGCGAGCAATCTGACCCGGATGCCTATCTGCACATCAAAGAGGAGCGTGAAGACGGCATCGTGGTAAGCGGCTTCAAAATGTCAATCACCCAGGCCGCCTATGCCGACGAGATCATCGTGCTTCCCACCCGCGCCCTGATAGCGTCCGATCGGAACTACGCAGTAGCTTTTGCAGTGCCGGGAGATGCGGAAGGCATGAGTTTGATCACACGTCCGGTTTGGCTACGGGAGAATGATAAAGAGGGTGCAGCCCCATTTTGTACCTACGGAGTATCCGATTGTGTTGTGTTTTTTGATAATGTCTTCGTCCCAAAAGAACGGGTCTTTATGTGTGGGGAGTGGCAATTCGGACGACGGCTGGCACTGCTGTTTGCCGATTCCCACCGACACAGTTACAGCGGCTGCAAGCCGGCAGTCTCTGATATCCTGTGCGGGACCACTTGTCTCGCAGCTGAAGCGAACAACATTGCTAACGCTTCGCACGTAAAGGAGAAACTATCCGAGTTCGCTGGCGCTGCCGAACTGGCTTTTGCAGCGGGTGTCGCTGCGGCGGTATACGGAAAGAAAACAGATAGTGGCGTGTTTTTTCCCAATGAAATTTATGCTAATGTAGGGCGACGTCTCACGGGGGAGATGATATATCATGAATACAACATCCTTACTGAAATTGCTGGCGGCATTTCCGTTACCATGCCCTTTGACGAAGATTTTGAGCAAGGCAAGAACGCGGAAGCCATGAAACGGTTTATTATCCGAAATCCCAATCTGTCAGTAGAAGATTCCCTGAAGATTTGGCAGCTAGTAGAGCACATCGGCGCCTCGAGCATGGCATCCTGGTACAAGATTGCCGGTGTCCACGGCGGCGGCTCGCCTATCATGGAGACCATTGCCCTAAATCTCGGTTATGATTTCGAGGACAAAAAACGCCTCGCCCGATATCTGGCTGGAATCGACAATGATTTGGATGACTCAAAAATGCGGGACCAAATTGCCAAGATCGACACTCAGATTTAA
- a CDS encoding TRAP transporter small permease subunit: MKQLLRVIDSISDWSGRICSFLVFFGIFVLAFEVVARYFFGAPTVWAHGYSQRIFGSYFVLVGAYTLFKHGHVRVDIIYWRFSLRVRAFLDLINYALLLIWSFVLIKEGWMFFLSSYEIREADEMVLAHPVYPVKFFLFVGAILITLQGLNRLFVSVFELVKGVKYES; encoded by the coding sequence ATGAAACAACTCTTGAGGGTAATCGACAGCATTAGCGACTGGTCCGGCCGGATATGCTCATTTCTGGTGTTCTTTGGTATTTTCGTTCTTGCGTTCGAGGTCGTGGCCCGGTACTTTTTCGGAGCACCGACAGTTTGGGCGCATGGATACTCCCAGCGCATTTTCGGCAGCTATTTTGTCCTGGTCGGCGCCTACACGCTGTTCAAGCACGGGCATGTCCGGGTGGATATCATCTACTGGCGGTTCTCACTGAGGGTCCGGGCATTTCTGGACCTGATCAACTATGCATTGCTCCTGATCTGGTCATTTGTTCTCATTAAAGAAGGCTGGATGTTTTTTTTGAGTTCATATGAGATCCGGGAAGCGGACGAAATGGTTCTGGCCCATCCGGTCTATCCCGTGAAATTTTTTCTGTTCGTTGGAGCTATATTGATTACTCTCCAGGGACTCAATCGGTTATTTGTTTCTGTTTTTGAACTTGTGAAAGGGGTGAAATATGAGTCCTGA
- a CDS encoding TRAP transporter large permease, translating to MSPELLLTIGMFGSLIISIMLGVSLAFALGAIGTITALIMWGPAGLMPIVTGVFNYMWMLLLAAVPLFVFIGVALSKSTIATDMYEAFYLWSGRLRGGLAVGTCGFAAALSAMTGNCSASTVTTGLVAIPPMRKRKYDEGIIFGSIGSAGTMGILIPPSITLIVIGMMTGQSIGKLFAGGLVAGTLIVAAFILYILARAYLQPGLCPAMEETATLAEKARALKSVTLPILIILSILGSLFFGIATPTEASSVGAVAVLICVIIRGECNLQFIKEVSYQTASITGMILWIMFGAAGFVSIYSGGGGIYFVQSTLMGLDVSPLAMIITLQLTVLVLGMFLDPMGIILLCLPIFYPVVQNLGFDPIWYGVIFNIALCIGYITPPFGYNLFYLKSLSPATDMVTIFKSVVPFITIMVMALLLMMIFPSIILWLPHIMVPG from the coding sequence ATGAGTCCTGAATTGCTGTTGACAATCGGAATGTTCGGATCGCTTATTATCAGCATCATGCTGGGAGTATCTCTGGCCTTCGCGTTGGGTGCTATCGGGACCATTACCGCCCTGATCATGTGGGGCCCTGCAGGGCTCATGCCCATCGTGACCGGGGTATTCAATTATATGTGGATGCTCCTGCTGGCAGCGGTCCCCCTTTTTGTGTTCATCGGGGTTGCTCTGTCTAAATCAACTATCGCCACGGATATGTACGAAGCGTTTTACCTCTGGTCCGGCCGCCTGCGCGGAGGACTGGCTGTGGGCACCTGTGGTTTCGCGGCAGCCTTGTCGGCCATGACCGGCAACTGCTCGGCCTCGACAGTTACCACCGGCTTAGTGGCCATCCCCCCCATGCGTAAGCGCAAGTATGATGAAGGCATAATTTTCGGTTCCATCGGATCAGCCGGCACCATGGGGATTCTTATTCCACCTAGCATTACATTGATCGTGATCGGCATGATGACCGGCCAGTCGATCGGGAAACTTTTTGCTGGCGGCTTGGTGGCCGGTACTCTGATCGTGGCGGCCTTTATTCTTTACATTCTCGCTAGGGCATATCTGCAACCAGGTTTATGTCCGGCCATGGAGGAGACCGCAACGCTGGCCGAAAAGGCCCGAGCACTTAAATCGGTGACCCTGCCGATATTGATCATTCTCTCAATTCTCGGATCATTGTTCTTTGGCATCGCCACGCCCACCGAGGCGTCGTCAGTGGGTGCCGTGGCGGTTTTGATCTGCGTAATCATTCGAGGTGAGTGCAACCTGCAATTTATCAAAGAAGTTTCCTACCAGACGGCCAGCATAACCGGGATGATTCTCTGGATTATGTTCGGGGCTGCAGGGTTTGTTTCAATCTACAGTGGGGGAGGCGGGATTTATTTCGTCCAAAGCACGCTGATGGGGCTCGACGTAAGTCCCCTGGCCATGATTATTACTCTCCAATTAACGGTTCTCGTATTGGGGATGTTTCTCGATCCGATGGGCATTATCCTGTTGTGCCTACCGATTTTTTATCCGGTGGTGCAGAACCTGGGATTCGACCCCATATGGTATGGGGTAATTTTCAACATTGCCCTGTGCATAGGGTACATCACGCCTCCTTTTGGATACAATCTGTTCTATCTAAAATCCCTCAGCCCGGCTACTGATATGGTGACCATTTTCAAAAGCGTGGTCCCATTTATCACTATAATGGTAATGGCCCTGCTTCTGATGATGATCTTTCCATCGATCATTCTCTGGTTGCCCCATATCATGGTGCCCGGTTAA
- a CDS encoding SDR family NAD(P)-dependent oxidoreductase, producing the protein MMNLKMFDLTGKVAMVTGSSKGLGEVAAVALAKAGADVAVCGRNRADIDRVVERLKKMGSNTAGFVLEVTSGKTVQEGVSAILEHFRQIDILINNAGTNYRVPVLEFPEEEWDRVIDTNLKGYYLVTRAVVPQMIEHGGGKVINMSSILSMIALPNQLAYASAKGGVRQMTKIMALEWAKKGVQVNAIAPTYFETEMVLEIKKDKERLNFINQRTPMGRWGKLEEMEGIVIFLASAASNFITGQSIAIDGGWTIG; encoded by the coding sequence ATGATGAATTTGAAAATGTTTGATCTGACAGGCAAAGTTGCCATGGTTACCGGAAGTTCCAAGGGCCTCGGGGAAGTCGCTGCCGTGGCATTGGCCAAAGCCGGAGCAGACGTAGCAGTCTGCGGCCGGAATAGGGCGGATATTGACCGGGTGGTGGAACGGTTGAAAAAAATGGGGAGCAACACCGCCGGGTTCGTCCTGGAAGTTACCAGCGGTAAAACTGTGCAAGAAGGGGTCTCCGCCATTTTGGAGCATTTCAGACAAATCGACATCCTGATAAACAACGCCGGGACCAATTACCGGGTACCGGTGCTCGAGTTCCCGGAAGAGGAATGGGACCGGGTGATAGACACCAACCTGAAAGGCTACTACCTGGTGACCCGGGCGGTCGTACCCCAGATGATCGAACATGGCGGAGGGAAGGTCATCAACATGAGTTCGATTCTCAGCATGATCGCCCTGCCCAACCAGCTCGCCTATGCATCGGCCAAGGGCGGGGTCCGGCAGATGACCAAGATCATGGCCCTGGAGTGGGCCAAGAAGGGCGTTCAAGTCAACGCCATCGCCCCCACCTATTTTGAAACCGAAATGGTGCTGGAAATCAAAAAGGACAAGGAGCGATTGAACTTCATCAACCAGCGCACCCCAATGGGGCGGTGGGGGAAGCTGGAGGAAATGGAGGGAATCGTCATTTTCCTGGCCAGTGCCGCCTCGAATTTCATTACCGGTCAGAGCATTGCCATAGATGGCGGCTGGACCATCGGATAG
- a CDS encoding class I adenylate-forming enzyme family protein — protein MTVHYDNKPWEKTYPDWFAPIFPEKAETVLAKFQRSAASAPKNVCIQYFNSAYSYAEVESMSLALAAALADKGIGAGDRVMFVLQNIPQSVIASLAVWLRGGIVLPVNPMYTTKDLIHLLEDSGAKLVICEEALFEKTVKEAAGERPVITTSPLDLLRAETEIPGQLKNCRKTSQSETQDFMTLIDKNTGRSLEAVQIGPANLAYLVYTSGTTGPPKGAMISHANIDHNCYVYTSAARLDASDAILAVAPLFHVTGIVAHQAIAFHLGIPMVLFNRFDANDALRLIERYRVTFTVASITVYIALLEHPELESFDISHFVKAYSGGAPVSPGTVKKFQDAMGLTIYNVYGLTESTSPATITPLGMDGPVDEDSGALSVGLIIPGVEAWVADVDQPETFVAPGEEGELVLRGPNMVKGYWKKPEESEKAIQDGRFYTGDVAKIDEKGWCYIVDRKKDLINVSGFKVWPRDVEDALYQHPGVKEAAVVGIPDSYRGETVKAFVSLTEDYAQITPDELITFCKERLAAYKYPREVEIMDVIPKTMTGKILRRELRNL, from the coding sequence ATGACTGTGCATTATGACAACAAGCCATGGGAAAAGACGTATCCGGACTGGTTTGCACCGATTTTTCCGGAAAAGGCAGAGACCGTTCTGGCAAAGTTCCAGCGATCAGCCGCCAGCGCTCCGAAGAACGTCTGCATTCAATACTTTAACAGTGCCTACAGCTATGCAGAAGTGGAAAGCATGTCTTTAGCGCTGGCGGCCGCGCTGGCGGACAAAGGTATCGGGGCAGGAGACCGGGTCATGTTCGTTCTCCAAAATATTCCCCAGTCCGTTATTGCATCCTTGGCGGTGTGGCTGCGGGGGGGCATTGTTTTACCGGTCAACCCCATGTACACGACAAAAGACCTGATACATCTTCTGGAAGACAGCGGTGCGAAACTGGTCATCTGTGAAGAGGCTCTGTTTGAAAAGACGGTAAAAGAAGCGGCCGGCGAACGTCCGGTTATTACCACTTCCCCTTTAGATTTATTGCGCGCCGAAACCGAAATACCCGGCCAGTTGAAGAATTGCCGCAAAACGTCACAAAGCGAAACACAGGATTTTATGACCCTGATTGACAAGAACACCGGCCGGTCCTTGGAGGCTGTTCAAATCGGGCCTGCTAATCTGGCTTATCTGGTGTACACATCGGGCACTACCGGGCCGCCTAAGGGTGCCATGATCTCCCATGCGAACATTGACCACAATTGTTACGTATATACGTCCGCTGCCCGGCTGGATGCGTCAGATGCTATCCTGGCGGTTGCACCCTTGTTTCATGTAACCGGAATTGTGGCCCATCAAGCCATCGCTTTTCACCTGGGCATTCCCATGGTTCTTTTCAACCGATTTGACGCAAATGATGCCCTACGGCTCATTGAAAGGTACCGGGTTACCTTCACTGTGGCTTCCATAACGGTCTATATCGCATTGCTCGAGCACCCTGAGCTCGAATCGTTTGACATCTCCCATTTTGTGAAAGCTTACAGTGGTGGCGCACCGGTTTCTCCCGGCACAGTCAAAAAATTTCAGGATGCAATGGGGCTGACCATATACAACGTCTACGGGCTGACCGAAAGTACATCCCCGGCTACCATTACGCCTCTTGGGATGGACGGCCCGGTGGATGAGGATTCCGGAGCCCTTTCAGTGGGTCTGATCATTCCCGGTGTGGAAGCCTGGGTGGCAGACGTGGACCAACCCGAGACCTTTGTAGCGCCCGGTGAAGAGGGCGAGTTGGTTTTGCGGGGACCCAATATGGTCAAAGGCTACTGGAAAAAACCTGAAGAAAGCGAAAAAGCCATACAAGACGGCCGTTTTTATACCGGGGACGTGGCAAAAATAGATGAAAAGGGATGGTGCTATATCGTGGACCGCAAAAAGGATCTCATTAACGTGTCGGGGTTCAAAGTCTGGCCCCGGGATGTGGAAGATGCGCTCTACCAGCATCCGGGGGTCAAGGAAGCCGCTGTTGTCGGTATCCCGGATAGCTATCGCGGGGAGACAGTCAAAGCCTTTGTCTCCCTGACCGAGGACTACGCACAAATAACGCCCGATGAATTGATCACATTTTGCAAGGAACGGCTGGCTGCGTATAAATATCCCCGAGAGGTCGAGATTATGGACGTTATACCTAAGACCATGACCGGCAAGATACTACGTCGTGAATTGCGGAACCTTTGA
- the dctP gene encoding TRAP transporter substrate-binding protein DctP, producing MTEKISRRNVIKAGVAAAAAGATTVFPKVASAKSKTKFRWRMQTHWPTGVGYYNDVYVRFCDRVRAATDGELDITPLPPGAIVPTKDVFEALGRGLFEISMIWPTYWMGKIPVAAYINGQLFSWENAAEMYAYFYDMGAIDIFRQAYADNGVRFVGPLPMAGIGLFSRKPLRTLADFNGFKVRSTGIAAQVFQKAGATPVFFPGAELYQAMQTGVCDGAHWGTISAGWDMKLQEVSKYIVRPNLAEINNGEIIMNQKKWDELPADFQAILEACTRSAGIDFLKWTGYNDIIDINLWNNKKMGDMSTLDEDTVAQLRKFSIEVLDEYAKKDPKYSAPAGDLLKKLMKMAGRI from the coding sequence ATGACAGAGAAGATCAGTAGAAGAAACGTGATCAAGGCCGGAGTGGCTGCAGCAGCAGCCGGTGCAACGACCGTCTTCCCTAAGGTGGCCAGTGCAAAATCCAAAACAAAGTTTCGCTGGCGTATGCAAACCCACTGGCCAACCGGCGTGGGGTATTACAACGATGTTTATGTCAGATTCTGTGACCGCGTCAGGGCCGCAACCGATGGAGAGTTGGATATTACCCCGCTGCCCCCGGGAGCCATCGTGCCCACCAAGGACGTTTTTGAGGCTTTGGGACGGGGCCTGTTTGAAATTTCCATGATCTGGCCAACATATTGGATGGGAAAGATCCCAGTGGCTGCGTATATCAACGGCCAGCTCTTTTCTTGGGAGAATGCCGCAGAAATGTACGCCTATTTCTATGATATGGGTGCCATCGACATCTTCCGCCAGGCCTATGCTGACAATGGCGTTCGTTTCGTGGGTCCTCTGCCTATGGCCGGCATAGGTCTTTTCTCCAGAAAACCGCTCCGAACTTTGGCCGATTTCAATGGTTTTAAGGTCCGCAGCACCGGTATTGCAGCCCAAGTTTTCCAGAAAGCCGGTGCCACACCGGTTTTTTTCCCGGGTGCCGAGTTGTATCAGGCCATGCAGACCGGGGTCTGTGATGGAGCGCACTGGGGAACCATTTCAGCGGGTTGGGATATGAAGCTGCAGGAAGTGAGCAAATATATTGTAAGGCCCAACCTTGCCGAGATCAACAACGGCGAAATTATTATGAATCAGAAAAAATGGGATGAACTGCCAGCTGATTTCCAGGCTATTCTGGAAGCATGCACCCGTTCTGCGGGAATCGACTTCCTCAAATGGACCGGATATAATGATATCATCGATATTAATTTATGGAACAACAAGAAAATGGGGGACATGTCGACTCTGGATGAAGACACGGTAGCCCAGCTGCGCAAATTCTCCATCGAAGTGCTGGATGAATATGCAAAGAAGGACCCGAAATACAGTGCTCCCGCAGGTGATTTGCTCAAAAAATTGATGAAAATGGCGGGGCGTATATAG
- a CDS encoding M20 metallopeptidase family protein: MDKIRSLVQESAEQIFTFRHDLHQIPEPAYTEAKTSQYITDCLARLGLEVQTGIARFGVVGTRTYQKTGKTLLLRSELDALPITEETGLPFTSTHEDAMHACGHDGHMAMVLGAAMVLAKLKPELSGSIKFLFQPAEEGPGGAEPMIAEGVMESPKVDYSLGCHLWPGIAKGLVGIKAGPLMAAMDRFDLTIKGKGGHGAMPHLCVDAIDVAAQIVNALQRIVSRHMNPQHPTVVTVGEFKAGTAFNIIPQAAYLSGTTRTFDPEIWKTWADRIDRVVKGICQAMGATYELNYQSGYPVTTNNPWMAKEVKEVAGCVVGVENVVVPEPSMGGEDMSYFLDRSKGCFFFLGVGSEGGAPLHNSLFDFDEKVLLTGVEIYCRAAIRLLGKKLNI, translated from the coding sequence ATGGATAAGATCCGGTCGCTGGTCCAGGAATCCGCTGAACAGATTTTTACATTCCGCCATGATTTACACCAAATACCCGAGCCTGCCTATACCGAAGCAAAAACATCCCAATACATAACAGATTGTCTCGCGCGACTGGGCCTGGAAGTGCAAACCGGAATCGCCCGGTTCGGCGTGGTCGGCACGCGGACATATCAAAAAACCGGAAAAACCCTGCTGCTGAGAAGTGAACTCGATGCACTGCCGATAACCGAAGAGACTGGACTACCCTTTACATCCACCCATGAAGATGCCATGCATGCCTGCGGGCATGATGGTCACATGGCTATGGTTTTGGGGGCTGCAATGGTCCTGGCCAAACTGAAACCGGAACTGTCAGGATCTATCAAATTTTTGTTTCAACCGGCGGAAGAAGGTCCGGGCGGGGCCGAACCCATGATCGCAGAAGGGGTCATGGAATCTCCGAAGGTTGATTATTCCCTGGGGTGCCACCTCTGGCCGGGGATCGCCAAAGGACTGGTCGGGATCAAGGCGGGGCCTTTGATGGCGGCTATGGACCGATTCGATCTTACCATAAAAGGGAAAGGGGGTCACGGTGCAATGCCCCATCTTTGCGTGGATGCCATAGACGTCGCCGCCCAAATCGTGAATGCGCTCCAGCGTATTGTCAGCCGACATATGAATCCACAGCATCCCACCGTAGTAACCGTGGGTGAGTTCAAGGCAGGGACAGCCTTCAATATTATTCCACAGGCGGCTTACCTGAGCGGAACCACACGAACCTTTGATCCTGAGATATGGAAGACGTGGGCCGATCGTATCGACAGGGTCGTTAAGGGCATCTGTCAGGCTATGGGTGCAACGTATGAACTCAATTACCAGTCGGGTTATCCGGTAACAACAAATAATCCTTGGATGGCCAAAGAGGTCAAAGAGGTCGCCGGATGTGTCGTCGGCGTTGAAAATGTGGTTGTGCCCGAGCCCTCCATGGGGGGAGAAGATATGTCCTATTTTCTGGATCGCTCCAAAGGCTGTTTCTTTTTTCTCGGTGTCGGGAGCGAGGGGGGTGCTCCACTTCACAATTCCCTGTTCGACTTTGACGAGAAGGTCCTTCTCACCGGCGTTGAAATATACTGCCGGGCAGCGATCAGGTTGCTGGGAAAAAAGCTGAACATATAA
- a CDS encoding NADPH:quinone oxidoreductase family protein: MLAWQIPQYGKFEEVLNLASFGLPDATSNSALIRVEAVGLNFLDILAIAGKYQEKGPLPFIPGIEAAGRVVESGPESPFAIGDKVMTIGNAACAEYMAAGSKTTFFIPGGMSYEEAAAFQLIYQTAHVALAHRAMLKADEWLLVHAGAGGVGTAAIQVGRALGARVAATAGSDKKLDTCRRAGAELAINYRKTNFCQSIREITDGRGADVIFDPVGGDVFEESTKCTAFEGRIITIGYASGQIPSIALNRILLKNMDVIGLFWGNYRQYAPQRIRQTQAQLNHLWRTGKIKPVIFHQFAFEDLPEALAALAGRQSFGKVVLKGPPANS, from the coding sequence ATGTTAGCCTGGCAAATACCGCAATATGGAAAATTCGAGGAGGTGCTGAATCTGGCATCCTTTGGATTGCCTGATGCAACCTCCAACTCGGCCCTGATCAGGGTGGAGGCCGTTGGATTGAATTTTCTGGATATCCTGGCCATTGCCGGGAAATATCAAGAGAAAGGACCGCTGCCATTCATCCCCGGAATCGAAGCTGCTGGGCGGGTTGTGGAAAGCGGGCCGGAATCACCGTTTGCTATTGGTGACAAGGTGATGACAATCGGAAACGCGGCCTGCGCCGAGTATATGGCTGCTGGATCCAAGACTACCTTTTTCATCCCCGGGGGCATGTCCTATGAAGAAGCTGCAGCCTTCCAATTGATTTACCAGACGGCCCATGTGGCATTGGCACACAGGGCCATGCTTAAGGCAGACGAGTGGCTTCTGGTCCATGCCGGTGCCGGCGGGGTAGGCACCGCAGCGATTCAAGTCGGTCGCGCGCTTGGCGCAAGGGTTGCCGCCACGGCTGGAAGCGATAAAAAACTGGATACCTGCCGCCGGGCCGGTGCGGAACTGGCGATCAACTACCGCAAAACCAATTTTTGCCAATCCATCCGGGAAATCACCGATGGCCGGGGGGCCGATGTCATCTTTGATCCGGTTGGAGGGGATGTCTTTGAAGAGAGCACCAAGTGCACCGCCTTCGAAGGCCGCATTATTACGATCGGTTACGCCTCCGGCCAAATTCCATCCATTGCCTTGAATCGGATCCTGTTGAAAAATATGGACGTGATCGGTCTTTTCTGGGGGAACTACAGACAATATGCTCCCCAGCGCATTCGCCAGACCCAAGCACAGTTGAATCACTTATGGCGTACCGGTAAGATCAAACCGGTCATCTTTCACCAATTTGCATTTGAGGATTTGCCCGAGGCTCTGGCAGCCCTTGCCGGCAGGCAGAGTTTCGGCAAGGTCGTTTTAAAAGGTCCGCCCGCCAATTCATAA